A genomic window from Solanum dulcamara chromosome 11, daSolDulc1.2, whole genome shotgun sequence includes:
- the LOC129874997 gene encoding probable UDP-arabinose 4-epimerase 2 isoform X3 has translation MRMHCRYSLSIVFFSLLPAMKSRNSILHFNIPKSEQELSPGLIDQIQRRRTILWFSRHEPGVNHVLVTGGAGYIGSHAALRLLKDSYRVTIVDNLSRGNLGAVRILQELFPEPGRFQFIYADLEDAKVVHKIFSQNAFDAVMHFAAVAYVGESTLDPLKYYHNITSNTLTVLEAMATHGVPTLIYSSTCATYGEPEKMPITEETPQLPINPYGKAKKMSEDIILDFHKNSNMAIMILRYFNVIGSDPNGRLGEAPRPELWKHGRISGACFDAARGIIPGLKVRGTDYKTADGTFIRDYIDVTDLVDAHVKALEKARPGKAGIYNVGTGRGKSVKEFVEACKAATGVPIKIDFLPRRRGDYAEVYSDPTKIRNELNWTAKYTDLQESLQIARRWQKSHLNGYGLSVATS, from the exons ATGAGAATGCACTGTCGGTACTCACTTTCTATTGTATTTTTCTCCTTACTTCCTGCAATGAAAAGTCGAAACTCTATTCTCCACTTTAATATTCCAAAG TCAGAACAAGAACTCAGCCCAGGTCTAATAGATCAG AttcaaagaagaagaacaatTTTGTGG TTCTCTCGTCATGAACCAGGTGTCAATCATGTCTTAGTCACTGGAGGTGCTGGCTATATTGGCTCCCATGCAGCATTACGTCTTCTAAAAGATTCTTACCGAGTGACCATAGTG GACAACCTTTCACGAGGAAACTTAGGTGCTGTTAGGATTCTACAGGAATTATTTCCTGAACCTGGCAGGTTTCAGTTCATATATGCTGACTTGGAGGATGCCAAAGTG GTGCACAAGATATTCTCCCAAAATGCATTTGATGCGGTCATGCATTTTGCAGCTGTAGCATATGTTGGAGAGAGCACCCTTGATCCTCTCAA GTATTATCACAACATCACATCAAACACCCTCACTGTACTAGAAGCAATGGCAACTCATGGAGTCCCAACTTTAATTTACTCTAGTACATGTGCAACGTATGGAGAGCCTGAAAAGATGCCGATTACAGAAGAAACTCCACAG CTGCCTATTAATCCATATGGAAAAGCAAAGAAAATGTCGGAGGATATTATCCTAGATTTTCACAAGAACTCAAACATGGCTATCATGATTTTGAG ATACTTCAATGTCATTGGTTCTGATCCAAATGGAAGACTAGGAGAAGCTCCGCGACCTGAACTATGGAAACATGGCCGGATATCTGGTGCTTGTTTTGATGCAGCTCGTGGAATCATACCCGGGCTTAAG GTAAGAGGAACAGACTATAAGACAGCAGACGGTACATTCATAAGAGATTATATAGATGTGACTGATCTGGTTGATGCTCATGTGAAAGCTCTTGAGAAGGCAAGGCCAGGAAAAGCTGGGATCTACAATGTTGGAACAGGAAGAG GTAAGTCAGTGAAAGAATTTGTAGAGGCTTGTAAGGCAGCAACTGGGGTACCTATCAAAATTGACTTCCTTCCCCGTAGGCGTGGTGATTATGCAGAAGTTTACAGCGATCCAACTAAGATTAGGAATGAACTGAACTGGACAGCTAAATACACTGATCTTCAAGAGAGTTTGCAGATTGCAAGGAGATGGCAGAAGTCGCATCTTAATGGTTATGGTTTATCGGTGGCAACATCCTGA
- the LOC129874997 gene encoding UDP-arabinose 4-epimerase 1-like isoform X5, with the protein MRMHCRYSLSIVFFSLLPAMKSRNSILHFNIPKIQRRRTILWFSRHEPGVNHVLVTGGAGYIGSHAALRLLKDSYRVTIVDNLSRGNLGAVRILQELFPEPGRFQFIYADLEDAKVVHKIFSQNAFDAVMHFAAVAYVGESTLDPLKYYHNITSNTLTVLEAMATHGVPTLIYSSTCATYGEPEKMPITEETPQLPINPYGKAKKMSEDIILDFHKNSNMAIMILRYFNVIGSDPNGRLGEAPRPELWKHGRISGACFDAARGIIPGLKVRGTDYKTADGTFIRDYIDVTDLVDAHVKALEKARPGKAGIYNVGTGRGKSVKEFVEACKAATGVPIKIDFLPRRRGDYAEVYSDPTKIRNELNWTAKYTDLQESLQIARRWQKSHLNGYGLSVATS; encoded by the exons ATGAGAATGCACTGTCGGTACTCACTTTCTATTGTATTTTTCTCCTTACTTCCTGCAATGAAAAGTCGAAACTCTATTCTCCACTTTAATATTCCAAAG AttcaaagaagaagaacaatTTTGTGG TTCTCTCGTCATGAACCAGGTGTCAATCATGTCTTAGTCACTGGAGGTGCTGGCTATATTGGCTCCCATGCAGCATTACGTCTTCTAAAAGATTCTTACCGAGTGACCATAGTG GACAACCTTTCACGAGGAAACTTAGGTGCTGTTAGGATTCTACAGGAATTATTTCCTGAACCTGGCAGGTTTCAGTTCATATATGCTGACTTGGAGGATGCCAAAGTG GTGCACAAGATATTCTCCCAAAATGCATTTGATGCGGTCATGCATTTTGCAGCTGTAGCATATGTTGGAGAGAGCACCCTTGATCCTCTCAA GTATTATCACAACATCACATCAAACACCCTCACTGTACTAGAAGCAATGGCAACTCATGGAGTCCCAACTTTAATTTACTCTAGTACATGTGCAACGTATGGAGAGCCTGAAAAGATGCCGATTACAGAAGAAACTCCACAG CTGCCTATTAATCCATATGGAAAAGCAAAGAAAATGTCGGAGGATATTATCCTAGATTTTCACAAGAACTCAAACATGGCTATCATGATTTTGAG ATACTTCAATGTCATTGGTTCTGATCCAAATGGAAGACTAGGAGAAGCTCCGCGACCTGAACTATGGAAACATGGCCGGATATCTGGTGCTTGTTTTGATGCAGCTCGTGGAATCATACCCGGGCTTAAG GTAAGAGGAACAGACTATAAGACAGCAGACGGTACATTCATAAGAGATTATATAGATGTGACTGATCTGGTTGATGCTCATGTGAAAGCTCTTGAGAAGGCAAGGCCAGGAAAAGCTGGGATCTACAATGTTGGAACAGGAAGAG GTAAGTCAGTGAAAGAATTTGTAGAGGCTTGTAAGGCAGCAACTGGGGTACCTATCAAAATTGACTTCCTTCCCCGTAGGCGTGGTGATTATGCAGAAGTTTACAGCGATCCAACTAAGATTAGGAATGAACTGAACTGGACAGCTAAATACACTGATCTTCAAGAGAGTTTGCAGATTGCAAGGAGATGGCAGAAGTCGCATCTTAATGGTTATGGTTTATCGGTGGCAACATCCTGA
- the LOC129874997 gene encoding probable UDP-arabinose 4-epimerase 2 isoform X1, translating into MRMHCRYSLSIVFFSLLPAMKSRNSILHFNIPKSEQELSPGLIDQAWIMQIQRRRTILWFSRHEPGVNHVLVTGGAGYIGSHAALRLLKDSYRVTIVDNLSRGNLGAVRILQELFPEPGRFQFIYADLEDAKVVHKIFSQNAFDAVMHFAAVAYVGESTLDPLKYYHNITSNTLTVLEAMATHGVPTLIYSSTCATYGEPEKMPITEETPQLPINPYGKAKKMSEDIILDFHKNSNMAIMILRYFNVIGSDPNGRLGEAPRPELWKHGRISGACFDAARGIIPGLKVRGTDYKTADGTFIRDYIDVTDLVDAHVKALEKARPGKAGIYNVGTGRGKSVKEFVEACKAATGVPIKIDFLPRRRGDYAEVYSDPTKIRNELNWTAKYTDLQESLQIARRWQKSHLNGYGLSVATS; encoded by the exons ATGAGAATGCACTGTCGGTACTCACTTTCTATTGTATTTTTCTCCTTACTTCCTGCAATGAAAAGTCGAAACTCTATTCTCCACTTTAATATTCCAAAG TCAGAACAAGAACTCAGCCCAGGTCTAATAGATCAG GCATGGATTATGCAGAttcaaagaagaagaacaatTTTGTGG TTCTCTCGTCATGAACCAGGTGTCAATCATGTCTTAGTCACTGGAGGTGCTGGCTATATTGGCTCCCATGCAGCATTACGTCTTCTAAAAGATTCTTACCGAGTGACCATAGTG GACAACCTTTCACGAGGAAACTTAGGTGCTGTTAGGATTCTACAGGAATTATTTCCTGAACCTGGCAGGTTTCAGTTCATATATGCTGACTTGGAGGATGCCAAAGTG GTGCACAAGATATTCTCCCAAAATGCATTTGATGCGGTCATGCATTTTGCAGCTGTAGCATATGTTGGAGAGAGCACCCTTGATCCTCTCAA GTATTATCACAACATCACATCAAACACCCTCACTGTACTAGAAGCAATGGCAACTCATGGAGTCCCAACTTTAATTTACTCTAGTACATGTGCAACGTATGGAGAGCCTGAAAAGATGCCGATTACAGAAGAAACTCCACAG CTGCCTATTAATCCATATGGAAAAGCAAAGAAAATGTCGGAGGATATTATCCTAGATTTTCACAAGAACTCAAACATGGCTATCATGATTTTGAG ATACTTCAATGTCATTGGTTCTGATCCAAATGGAAGACTAGGAGAAGCTCCGCGACCTGAACTATGGAAACATGGCCGGATATCTGGTGCTTGTTTTGATGCAGCTCGTGGAATCATACCCGGGCTTAAG GTAAGAGGAACAGACTATAAGACAGCAGACGGTACATTCATAAGAGATTATATAGATGTGACTGATCTGGTTGATGCTCATGTGAAAGCTCTTGAGAAGGCAAGGCCAGGAAAAGCTGGGATCTACAATGTTGGAACAGGAAGAG GTAAGTCAGTGAAAGAATTTGTAGAGGCTTGTAAGGCAGCAACTGGGGTACCTATCAAAATTGACTTCCTTCCCCGTAGGCGTGGTGATTATGCAGAAGTTTACAGCGATCCAACTAAGATTAGGAATGAACTGAACTGGACAGCTAAATACACTGATCTTCAAGAGAGTTTGCAGATTGCAAGGAGATGGCAGAAGTCGCATCTTAATGGTTATGGTTTATCGGTGGCAACATCCTGA
- the LOC129874997 gene encoding UDP-arabinose 4-epimerase 1-like isoform X4 — MLNLVRTRTQPRSNRSDSKKKNNFVGKILMAAMLTALCILMLNYSPNFNTLTLFSRHEPGVNHVLVTGGAGYIGSHAALRLLKDSYRVTIVDNLSRGNLGAVRILQELFPEPGRFQFIYADLEDAKVVHKIFSQNAFDAVMHFAAVAYVGESTLDPLKYYHNITSNTLTVLEAMATHGVPTLIYSSTCATYGEPEKMPITEETPQLPINPYGKAKKMSEDIILDFHKNSNMAIMILRYFNVIGSDPNGRLGEAPRPELWKHGRISGACFDAARGIIPGLKVRGTDYKTADGTFIRDYIDVTDLVDAHVKALEKARPGKAGIYNVGTGRGKSVKEFVEACKAATGVPIKIDFLPRRRGDYAEVYSDPTKIRNELNWTAKYTDLQESLQIARRWQKSHLNGYGLSVATS; from the exons ATGCTAAATTTAGTCAGAACAAGAACTCAGCCCAGGTCTAATAGATCAG AttcaaagaagaagaacaatTTTGTGGGTAAAATTCTTATGGCTGCTATGTTGACTGCACTATGCATTCTTATGCTCAACTACTCCCCTAATTTTAATACCCTAACCCTA TTCTCTCGTCATGAACCAGGTGTCAATCATGTCTTAGTCACTGGAGGTGCTGGCTATATTGGCTCCCATGCAGCATTACGTCTTCTAAAAGATTCTTACCGAGTGACCATAGTG GACAACCTTTCACGAGGAAACTTAGGTGCTGTTAGGATTCTACAGGAATTATTTCCTGAACCTGGCAGGTTTCAGTTCATATATGCTGACTTGGAGGATGCCAAAGTG GTGCACAAGATATTCTCCCAAAATGCATTTGATGCGGTCATGCATTTTGCAGCTGTAGCATATGTTGGAGAGAGCACCCTTGATCCTCTCAA GTATTATCACAACATCACATCAAACACCCTCACTGTACTAGAAGCAATGGCAACTCATGGAGTCCCAACTTTAATTTACTCTAGTACATGTGCAACGTATGGAGAGCCTGAAAAGATGCCGATTACAGAAGAAACTCCACAG CTGCCTATTAATCCATATGGAAAAGCAAAGAAAATGTCGGAGGATATTATCCTAGATTTTCACAAGAACTCAAACATGGCTATCATGATTTTGAG ATACTTCAATGTCATTGGTTCTGATCCAAATGGAAGACTAGGAGAAGCTCCGCGACCTGAACTATGGAAACATGGCCGGATATCTGGTGCTTGTTTTGATGCAGCTCGTGGAATCATACCCGGGCTTAAG GTAAGAGGAACAGACTATAAGACAGCAGACGGTACATTCATAAGAGATTATATAGATGTGACTGATCTGGTTGATGCTCATGTGAAAGCTCTTGAGAAGGCAAGGCCAGGAAAAGCTGGGATCTACAATGTTGGAACAGGAAGAG GTAAGTCAGTGAAAGAATTTGTAGAGGCTTGTAAGGCAGCAACTGGGGTACCTATCAAAATTGACTTCCTTCCCCGTAGGCGTGGTGATTATGCAGAAGTTTACAGCGATCCAACTAAGATTAGGAATGAACTGAACTGGACAGCTAAATACACTGATCTTCAAGAGAGTTTGCAGATTGCAAGGAGATGGCAGAAGTCGCATCTTAATGGTTATGGTTTATCGGTGGCAACATCCTGA
- the LOC129874997 gene encoding UDP-arabinose 4-epimerase 1-like isoform X2, whose translation MLNLVRTRTQPRSNRSGMDYADSKKKNNFVGKILMAAMLTALCILMLNYSPNFNTLTLFSRHEPGVNHVLVTGGAGYIGSHAALRLLKDSYRVTIVDNLSRGNLGAVRILQELFPEPGRFQFIYADLEDAKVVHKIFSQNAFDAVMHFAAVAYVGESTLDPLKYYHNITSNTLTVLEAMATHGVPTLIYSSTCATYGEPEKMPITEETPQLPINPYGKAKKMSEDIILDFHKNSNMAIMILRYFNVIGSDPNGRLGEAPRPELWKHGRISGACFDAARGIIPGLKVRGTDYKTADGTFIRDYIDVTDLVDAHVKALEKARPGKAGIYNVGTGRGKSVKEFVEACKAATGVPIKIDFLPRRRGDYAEVYSDPTKIRNELNWTAKYTDLQESLQIARRWQKSHLNGYGLSVATS comes from the exons ATGCTAAATTTAGTCAGAACAAGAACTCAGCCCAGGTCTAATAGATCAG GCATGGATTATGCAGAttcaaagaagaagaacaatTTTGTGGGTAAAATTCTTATGGCTGCTATGTTGACTGCACTATGCATTCTTATGCTCAACTACTCCCCTAATTTTAATACCCTAACCCTA TTCTCTCGTCATGAACCAGGTGTCAATCATGTCTTAGTCACTGGAGGTGCTGGCTATATTGGCTCCCATGCAGCATTACGTCTTCTAAAAGATTCTTACCGAGTGACCATAGTG GACAACCTTTCACGAGGAAACTTAGGTGCTGTTAGGATTCTACAGGAATTATTTCCTGAACCTGGCAGGTTTCAGTTCATATATGCTGACTTGGAGGATGCCAAAGTG GTGCACAAGATATTCTCCCAAAATGCATTTGATGCGGTCATGCATTTTGCAGCTGTAGCATATGTTGGAGAGAGCACCCTTGATCCTCTCAA GTATTATCACAACATCACATCAAACACCCTCACTGTACTAGAAGCAATGGCAACTCATGGAGTCCCAACTTTAATTTACTCTAGTACATGTGCAACGTATGGAGAGCCTGAAAAGATGCCGATTACAGAAGAAACTCCACAG CTGCCTATTAATCCATATGGAAAAGCAAAGAAAATGTCGGAGGATATTATCCTAGATTTTCACAAGAACTCAAACATGGCTATCATGATTTTGAG ATACTTCAATGTCATTGGTTCTGATCCAAATGGAAGACTAGGAGAAGCTCCGCGACCTGAACTATGGAAACATGGCCGGATATCTGGTGCTTGTTTTGATGCAGCTCGTGGAATCATACCCGGGCTTAAG GTAAGAGGAACAGACTATAAGACAGCAGACGGTACATTCATAAGAGATTATATAGATGTGACTGATCTGGTTGATGCTCATGTGAAAGCTCTTGAGAAGGCAAGGCCAGGAAAAGCTGGGATCTACAATGTTGGAACAGGAAGAG GTAAGTCAGTGAAAGAATTTGTAGAGGCTTGTAAGGCAGCAACTGGGGTACCTATCAAAATTGACTTCCTTCCCCGTAGGCGTGGTGATTATGCAGAAGTTTACAGCGATCCAACTAAGATTAGGAATGAACTGAACTGGACAGCTAAATACACTGATCTTCAAGAGAGTTTGCAGATTGCAAGGAGATGGCAGAAGTCGCATCTTAATGGTTATGGTTTATCGGTGGCAACATCCTGA
- the LOC129874997 gene encoding UDP-arabinose 4-epimerase 1-like isoform X6 — translation MDYADSKKKNNFVGKILMAAMLTALCILMLNYSPNFNTLTLFSRHEPGVNHVLVTGGAGYIGSHAALRLLKDSYRVTIVDNLSRGNLGAVRILQELFPEPGRFQFIYADLEDAKVVHKIFSQNAFDAVMHFAAVAYVGESTLDPLKYYHNITSNTLTVLEAMATHGVPTLIYSSTCATYGEPEKMPITEETPQLPINPYGKAKKMSEDIILDFHKNSNMAIMILRYFNVIGSDPNGRLGEAPRPELWKHGRISGACFDAARGIIPGLKVRGTDYKTADGTFIRDYIDVTDLVDAHVKALEKARPGKAGIYNVGTGRGKSVKEFVEACKAATGVPIKIDFLPRRRGDYAEVYSDPTKIRNELNWTAKYTDLQESLQIARRWQKSHLNGYGLSVATS, via the exons ATGGATTATGCAGAttcaaagaagaagaacaatTTTGTGGGTAAAATTCTTATGGCTGCTATGTTGACTGCACTATGCATTCTTATGCTCAACTACTCCCCTAATTTTAATACCCTAACCCTA TTCTCTCGTCATGAACCAGGTGTCAATCATGTCTTAGTCACTGGAGGTGCTGGCTATATTGGCTCCCATGCAGCATTACGTCTTCTAAAAGATTCTTACCGAGTGACCATAGTG GACAACCTTTCACGAGGAAACTTAGGTGCTGTTAGGATTCTACAGGAATTATTTCCTGAACCTGGCAGGTTTCAGTTCATATATGCTGACTTGGAGGATGCCAAAGTG GTGCACAAGATATTCTCCCAAAATGCATTTGATGCGGTCATGCATTTTGCAGCTGTAGCATATGTTGGAGAGAGCACCCTTGATCCTCTCAA GTATTATCACAACATCACATCAAACACCCTCACTGTACTAGAAGCAATGGCAACTCATGGAGTCCCAACTTTAATTTACTCTAGTACATGTGCAACGTATGGAGAGCCTGAAAAGATGCCGATTACAGAAGAAACTCCACAG CTGCCTATTAATCCATATGGAAAAGCAAAGAAAATGTCGGAGGATATTATCCTAGATTTTCACAAGAACTCAAACATGGCTATCATGATTTTGAG ATACTTCAATGTCATTGGTTCTGATCCAAATGGAAGACTAGGAGAAGCTCCGCGACCTGAACTATGGAAACATGGCCGGATATCTGGTGCTTGTTTTGATGCAGCTCGTGGAATCATACCCGGGCTTAAG GTAAGAGGAACAGACTATAAGACAGCAGACGGTACATTCATAAGAGATTATATAGATGTGACTGATCTGGTTGATGCTCATGTGAAAGCTCTTGAGAAGGCAAGGCCAGGAAAAGCTGGGATCTACAATGTTGGAACAGGAAGAG GTAAGTCAGTGAAAGAATTTGTAGAGGCTTGTAAGGCAGCAACTGGGGTACCTATCAAAATTGACTTCCTTCCCCGTAGGCGTGGTGATTATGCAGAAGTTTACAGCGATCCAACTAAGATTAGGAATGAACTGAACTGGACAGCTAAATACACTGATCTTCAAGAGAGTTTGCAGATTGCAAGGAGATGGCAGAAGTCGCATCTTAATGGTTATGGTTTATCGGTGGCAACATCCTGA
- the LOC129874997 gene encoding UDP-arabinose 4-epimerase 1-like isoform X7 produces the protein MAAMLTALCILMLNYSPNFNTLTLFSRHEPGVNHVLVTGGAGYIGSHAALRLLKDSYRVTIVDNLSRGNLGAVRILQELFPEPGRFQFIYADLEDAKVVHKIFSQNAFDAVMHFAAVAYVGESTLDPLKYYHNITSNTLTVLEAMATHGVPTLIYSSTCATYGEPEKMPITEETPQLPINPYGKAKKMSEDIILDFHKNSNMAIMILRYFNVIGSDPNGRLGEAPRPELWKHGRISGACFDAARGIIPGLKVRGTDYKTADGTFIRDYIDVTDLVDAHVKALEKARPGKAGIYNVGTGRGKSVKEFVEACKAATGVPIKIDFLPRRRGDYAEVYSDPTKIRNELNWTAKYTDLQESLQIARRWQKSHLNGYGLSVATS, from the exons ATGGCTGCTATGTTGACTGCACTATGCATTCTTATGCTCAACTACTCCCCTAATTTTAATACCCTAACCCTA TTCTCTCGTCATGAACCAGGTGTCAATCATGTCTTAGTCACTGGAGGTGCTGGCTATATTGGCTCCCATGCAGCATTACGTCTTCTAAAAGATTCTTACCGAGTGACCATAGTG GACAACCTTTCACGAGGAAACTTAGGTGCTGTTAGGATTCTACAGGAATTATTTCCTGAACCTGGCAGGTTTCAGTTCATATATGCTGACTTGGAGGATGCCAAAGTG GTGCACAAGATATTCTCCCAAAATGCATTTGATGCGGTCATGCATTTTGCAGCTGTAGCATATGTTGGAGAGAGCACCCTTGATCCTCTCAA GTATTATCACAACATCACATCAAACACCCTCACTGTACTAGAAGCAATGGCAACTCATGGAGTCCCAACTTTAATTTACTCTAGTACATGTGCAACGTATGGAGAGCCTGAAAAGATGCCGATTACAGAAGAAACTCCACAG CTGCCTATTAATCCATATGGAAAAGCAAAGAAAATGTCGGAGGATATTATCCTAGATTTTCACAAGAACTCAAACATGGCTATCATGATTTTGAG ATACTTCAATGTCATTGGTTCTGATCCAAATGGAAGACTAGGAGAAGCTCCGCGACCTGAACTATGGAAACATGGCCGGATATCTGGTGCTTGTTTTGATGCAGCTCGTGGAATCATACCCGGGCTTAAG GTAAGAGGAACAGACTATAAGACAGCAGACGGTACATTCATAAGAGATTATATAGATGTGACTGATCTGGTTGATGCTCATGTGAAAGCTCTTGAGAAGGCAAGGCCAGGAAAAGCTGGGATCTACAATGTTGGAACAGGAAGAG GTAAGTCAGTGAAAGAATTTGTAGAGGCTTGTAAGGCAGCAACTGGGGTACCTATCAAAATTGACTTCCTTCCCCGTAGGCGTGGTGATTATGCAGAAGTTTACAGCGATCCAACTAAGATTAGGAATGAACTGAACTGGACAGCTAAATACACTGATCTTCAAGAGAGTTTGCAGATTGCAAGGAGATGGCAGAAGTCGCATCTTAATGGTTATGGTTTATCGGTGGCAACATCCTGA